The sequence below is a genomic window from Nitrospira sp..
CTCGATTTGCGGGGAGCTTACACTTCATGTTGGGATCGGCTGGCATGCGGTATCCTCCTTACTGTTTCTCGTGAATCACTGAACGGCCTGCGTGAATCGTCTTGAACAAACCGGTGGTGTCGTGCAGGGTCTCCGAAAATCCGATCATCAGATAGCCCTTCGGGCGCAAGGCGTCCCGGAGGTCCGACACGATCTGGGCTTTGGCTTTTTCATCGAAATAGATGAGGCAATTGCGGCAGAAGATGATGTCGATGCCACGGATGAGTTTGAGCCGCGGTCGGTCGTACAGGTTCACGTTCATGAACCGCACCATGTCCTTCACTTGCGGCACCAGCGTCTGTTCCTCTTTCTTGCCTGTGAAGTAGCGAGTCAGGAGCGCCGGCGGCACTTTGCGAAGGGAGTGGGAACCGTAGGTCCCGCTCCGTGCCACGTTCAAGACGTTTTCGCTGATGTCCGTACCCAGAATGTCGATGGTCCATCCGTTCAGCGGCGGGTAATCTTTGAGCAGGAGCGCCAGCGTATAGGGCTCGTCGCCGGTGGAACAGGCGGCGCTCCAAATACGAATCTGCTTCGTGGCGGCGTTGGTCTTCATCACTTCCGGA
It includes:
- a CDS encoding protein-glutamate O-methyltransferase CheR — encoded protein: MADGNAVRKTDVPTAKLIPDTFKQLRDLIYEKTGIYFQDNKTYLLESRLLPRLKACRCQTFESYLNFLRFDAYRDREITELYTVITTNETYFFRDEAQLESFMKVMIPEVMKTNAATKQIRIWSAACSTGDEPYTLALLLKDYPPLNGWTIDILGTDISENVLNVARSGTYGSHSLRKVPPALLTRYFTGKKEEQTLVPQVKDMVRFMNVNLYDRPRLKLIRGIDIIFCRNCLIYFDEKAKAQIVSDLRDALRPKGYLMIGFSETLHDTTGLFKTIHAGRSVIHEKQ